In one Bacillus thuringiensis genomic region, the following are encoded:
- a CDS encoding YitT family protein: MRNIQSRQIIKEVFMVLIGSFILAAALYHIHFQNHLTEGGFVGIALFIQNFYDISPSISTVIMDIPIILLCASLLGRKMVGYSFLGSISFGVFYSLMENYSPFTVDLSNNLFIAAVVGGALAGIGLGFILRFGGATGGDDILTIVLSKKTRFTIGQIFFVFDAIVLALSLYYLNWTEIAFTILSIAVQAKTLDLIYYPKAEEKQPVSIPMSKKHATN; this comes from the coding sequence ATGAGGAACATCCAAAGTCGACAAATTATTAAAGAAGTTTTTATGGTTTTAATCGGTTCATTTATTTTAGCAGCAGCGCTATATCACATTCACTTCCAAAACCACTTAACAGAAGGTGGCTTTGTAGGTATCGCACTATTCATCCAAAATTTTTATGATATTTCACCATCTATTTCAACTGTAATAATGGATATCCCAATTATTCTACTATGTGCTTCATTGTTAGGTAGAAAAATGGTTGGCTATTCATTCTTAGGTTCAATTTCATTCGGAGTATTTTATTCTCTTATGGAAAATTATTCTCCATTTACGGTCGATTTATCAAACAATTTATTTATAGCTGCAGTAGTTGGCGGTGCGTTAGCTGGTATTGGACTCGGTTTTATATTGCGATTTGGCGGTGCAACCGGTGGAGACGATATTTTAACAATTGTATTAAGTAAAAAAACACGTTTTACAATTGGGCAAATTTTCTTCGTCTTTGACGCGATTGTTCTTGCGCTTTCATTATATTATTTAAATTGGACAGAAATTGCTTTTACTATTCTTTCAATTGCCGTACAGGCAAAAACATTGGATTTAATTTATTATCCAAAAGCAGAAGAAAAGCAACCAGTATCTATTCCAATGTCCAAAAAGCATGCAACAAATTAA
- a CDS encoding EcsC family protein: protein MRSKREQAILDNIKEWEAQLVEQEATDFQKVFDKWLHTAVAKLPEKKRKEFFTKADGWLFHLHAFIQSSQAQLDARNRILGTSRLFDESIEQLEDLKALSIDQLTYIAEQQTARHRLYSFVQGGATGAGGLLLLTADFPVMIALNVKAVQLIATSFGHDVNKPYEMMLALKVFHASLLPGRLQQYAWYNLLQELEQEDSFFYEGDEAVLQTASTEVVLKQILKTFSIYALRRKLFQGIPVIGMAIGSTVNYRLTRNVTEFANRFYQVRHIVEKEKRA, encoded by the coding sequence ATGCGATCGAAGCGAGAACAAGCCATTTTAGACAATATAAAAGAATGGGAAGCGCAATTAGTTGAGCAAGAAGCGACCGATTTTCAAAAAGTGTTTGATAAATGGTTACATACTGCAGTTGCGAAATTACCTGAGAAAAAGCGAAAAGAATTCTTCACGAAAGCAGATGGATGGCTCTTTCATTTGCATGCATTTATTCAAAGTTCACAAGCACAGTTAGATGCACGTAATCGGATTTTAGGAACATCAAGATTATTTGATGAATCGATTGAACAGCTTGAAGATTTGAAAGCATTATCTATTGATCAATTAACATACATAGCAGAGCAGCAAACAGCACGTCATCGTCTATATTCATTTGTACAAGGCGGGGCAACAGGTGCTGGAGGTTTATTATTATTAACGGCGGATTTTCCGGTTATGATCGCGTTAAATGTGAAGGCAGTCCAACTTATTGCCACATCATTTGGACATGATGTGAACAAGCCGTATGAAATGATGCTTGCGTTAAAGGTGTTTCATGCATCATTACTACCAGGAAGACTTCAGCAATACGCATGGTACAATTTATTGCAAGAGCTGGAACAAGAAGATTCGTTCTTCTACGAAGGAGACGAAGCAGTGCTACAAACAGCTTCTACTGAGGTTGTGTTAAAACAAATTTTGAAGACATTTTCGATTTATGCTCTTCGTCGTAAATTATTCCAAGGTATACCGGTAATTGGAATGGCAATTGGATCTACAGTGAATTATCGTTTAACAAGAAACGTTACTGAATTTGCAAATAGATTTTATCAAGTGCGTCACATAGTCGAGAAAGAAAAAAGAGCATAA
- a CDS encoding argininosuccinate synthase, with protein sequence MEKKKVVLAYSGGLDTSVAIKWLQEKDYDIIALCLDLGEGKDLAFVKEKALSVGAIKSYMIDVQEEFANEYALMAMQAHTLYEGKYPLVSALSRPLIAKKLVEIAEQEGATAVAHGCTGKGNDQVRFEVSIQALNPYLEVIAPVREWKWSREEEIAYAKENDVPIPINLDSPFSIDQNLWGRSNECGILEDPWAAPPEDAYEMTLALEDTPNKPEFVEIGFEAGVPTTLNGTAYSLAELIKTLNALAGKHGVGRIDHVENRLVGIKSREVYECPAAMTLITAHKELEDLTHVKEVAHFKPVIEQKITELIYNGLWFSPLKQALHAFLQETQKNVTGTVRVKLFKGHAIVEGRKSEYSLYDEKLATYTAQDEFNHDAAVGFISLFGLPTKVYSQVNQKKVEA encoded by the coding sequence ATGGAGAAGAAAAAAGTTGTATTAGCATATTCCGGAGGTCTTGATACTTCCGTTGCAATTAAATGGTTACAAGAGAAGGATTATGATATTATCGCGCTTTGTTTAGACTTAGGGGAAGGCAAAGACTTAGCATTTGTAAAAGAAAAGGCACTTTCAGTAGGTGCAATTAAATCATATATGATTGATGTTCAAGAAGAATTTGCAAACGAATATGCATTGATGGCGATGCAAGCACACACATTATACGAAGGGAAATATCCTCTTGTTTCGGCGCTATCACGCCCACTTATCGCGAAGAAATTAGTAGAAATTGCAGAGCAAGAAGGAGCGACTGCAGTTGCACATGGATGTACAGGGAAAGGAAATGATCAAGTTCGTTTTGAAGTTTCTATTCAAGCATTAAATCCTTACTTAGAAGTGATTGCACCTGTACGTGAATGGAAGTGGTCACGTGAAGAAGAAATTGCCTATGCAAAAGAAAACGATGTACCAATTCCGATTAATTTAGATAGCCCATTTTCAATCGATCAAAACTTATGGGGACGCAGCAACGAATGTGGAATTTTAGAAGATCCATGGGCAGCACCGCCAGAAGATGCATATGAGATGACACTGGCATTAGAAGATACACCGAATAAACCAGAGTTTGTAGAAATCGGATTTGAAGCAGGCGTACCGACGACTTTAAATGGTACTGCATATTCACTTGCAGAATTAATTAAAACGCTAAATGCACTTGCTGGAAAACATGGCGTTGGACGTATTGATCACGTAGAAAATCGTCTTGTCGGTATTAAATCTCGTGAAGTATACGAATGCCCAGCAGCAATGACGTTAATTACTGCGCATAAAGAGTTGGAAGATTTAACACACGTAAAAGAAGTAGCGCATTTTAAACCAGTGATTGAACAGAAAATAACAGAACTTATTTATAATGGTTTATGGTTCTCGCCTTTAAAACAAGCGCTTCATGCATTTTTACAAGAAACGCAAAAGAATGTAACAGGTACAGTGCGTGTGAAATTATTTAAAGGTCATGCGATTGTAGAAGGACGTAAATCTGAATACTCTTTATACGATGAAAAATTAGCAACATATACTGCTCAAGATGAATTTAATCATGATGCAGCAGTTGGATTCATTTCATTATTCGGTTTACCGACGAAAGTATACAGCCAAGTGAATCAAAAGAAGGTGGAAGCGTGA
- the argH gene encoding argininosuccinate lyase — MSKLWGGRFTEEAEAWVEEFGASISFDQQLVNQDINGSIAHVTMLAKQGIVTKEEAEKIKIGLQYLLEEAKQNKLHFSVEAEDIHLNIEKMLIEKIGEVGGKLHTGRSRNDQVATDMHLYLKEKVEHIIKATKQLQTVLVHQAENNIETIMPGYTHLQRAQPISFAHHILAYFWMLERDVNRYEDSLKRINISPLGAGALAGTTFPIDREYSAELLGFNGIYENSLDAVSDRDFILEFLSNSSMLMMHLSRFCEELILWSSQEFQFIEMSDQYATGSSIMPQKKNPDMAELIRGKTGRVYGNLFSLLTVMKGLPLAYNKDLQEDKEGMFDTVKTVEGCLHIMAGMLETMTVNKEKMGQAVTKDFSNATEIADYLASKGLPFRQAHEIVGKLVLHCTQNGIYLVDVPLATYKEMSSLFEEDLYEVLSPYAAVKRRNSAGGTGFEQIEKALEKAKGLVGEFVGS, encoded by the coding sequence GTGAGCAAACTTTGGGGCGGACGTTTTACAGAAGAAGCGGAAGCATGGGTTGAAGAGTTCGGAGCATCCATCTCCTTCGATCAACAATTAGTAAATCAAGATATAAACGGAAGTATTGCACACGTAACGATGCTAGCAAAGCAAGGCATCGTTACGAAAGAGGAAGCCGAGAAAATAAAGATAGGTCTTCAATATTTATTAGAAGAAGCGAAACAAAATAAATTGCATTTTTCAGTTGAAGCGGAAGACATTCATTTAAATATCGAAAAGATGTTAATTGAAAAAATCGGTGAAGTGGGAGGGAAACTTCATACTGGCCGAAGCCGTAATGATCAAGTAGCGACAGATATGCACTTATATTTAAAAGAAAAAGTAGAACATATTATAAAAGCTACAAAACAATTGCAGACGGTTCTTGTTCACCAAGCAGAAAATAATATTGAAACTATTATGCCGGGCTATACGCACTTGCAGCGTGCCCAGCCGATTTCATTTGCTCATCATATTCTTGCTTACTTTTGGATGTTAGAGCGTGATGTGAATCGTTATGAAGATTCATTAAAGCGTATTAACATTTCGCCGTTAGGGGCAGGAGCGTTAGCAGGGACAACATTCCCGATTGACAGAGAATATAGTGCGGAGCTTCTTGGATTTAATGGAATCTATGAAAATAGTTTAGATGCAGTAAGCGATCGTGATTTCATACTGGAGTTCCTAAGTAACTCATCTATGCTCATGATGCACTTATCACGCTTTTGCGAAGAACTTATTTTATGGAGTAGCCAAGAGTTTCAATTTATTGAAATGAGCGATCAATACGCAACGGGAAGTAGCATTATGCCGCAAAAGAAAAATCCTGATATGGCGGAACTAATCCGCGGTAAAACAGGCAGAGTATACGGTAATTTATTTAGTTTACTTACAGTCATGAAAGGATTACCGCTCGCTTACAATAAAGACTTGCAAGAAGATAAAGAAGGAATGTTTGATACAGTAAAAACAGTAGAAGGGTGCCTTCATATTATGGCAGGCATGTTAGAGACGATGACTGTAAACAAAGAAAAAATGGGGCAAGCTGTGACGAAAGATTTCTCTAACGCAACAGAAATTGCTGACTACTTAGCAAGTAAAGGACTACCATTCCGTCAAGCTCATGAAATTGTTGGGAAGCTAGTGCTACACTGCACACAAAACGGAATTTATTTAGTAGATGTCCCACTTGCAACGTATAAAGAGATGAGTTCGTTATTTGAAGAAGATTTGTATGAAGTTCTTTCACCGTATGCAGCTGTGAAACGTCGTAACAGTGCTGGCGGGACAGGTTTTGAGCAAATTGAAAAAGCTTTGGAGAAGGCGAAAGGATTAGTTGGAGAGTTTGTTGGAAGTTGA
- a CDS encoding DUF1796 family putative cysteine peptidase gives MNLSNLKQNYNAVFSLGQNCWPAWALYQFELSPFFGVIDFMLSPSLEKVNVLLQNRFDRFLNFENLSFISFWDDGAKLRLRDNLYEIDSCHDFKTDVNTPASWPSYTEIKLNYEHRINRFLATIETAASILFIRTGGTYEEACSLEQILSQIVTHTFSVLLLIPEDVPTITQEDWGLQNICVIKCPIMDVYQYNEAFWKNLFDGITVRPHT, from the coding sequence ATGAATCTATCCAATCTAAAACAAAATTATAACGCAGTATTCAGCTTAGGACAAAACTGCTGGCCTGCTTGGGCATTATATCAATTCGAATTATCACCTTTTTTTGGCGTTATTGATTTTATGCTAAGCCCCTCATTAGAAAAAGTGAATGTATTATTACAAAATCGATTTGACCGCTTTTTAAATTTCGAAAATTTATCCTTCATCTCATTTTGGGATGATGGTGCAAAATTAAGACTCCGTGATAATCTATATGAAATCGACTCTTGCCACGACTTTAAAACAGATGTAAACACACCAGCTTCTTGGCCTTCTTATACAGAAATTAAGTTAAACTATGAACATCGTATTAATCGTTTTCTAGCTACAATTGAAACAGCAGCATCCATATTATTTATTCGAACTGGAGGAACATATGAAGAAGCATGTTCCCTAGAACAAATTTTATCTCAAATCGTTACACATACATTCTCTGTCCTATTACTCATTCCTGAAGATGTACCAACCATCACCCAAGAAGATTGGGGATTACAAAATATTTGCGTTATAAAATGCCCTATTATGGATGTATACCAATACAATGAAGCATTTTGGAAAAACTTATTTGAT
- a CDS encoding universal stress protein → MNNTYTNILIAVDGSKEAEKAFKKAIQVAKRNNATLTIAHIVDVKAYSAVEAYSRAIAERANLFAEDLLEDYKKTALEAGLEKIETVLEFGNPKSKISKEIAPNHKVDLIMCGATGLNAVERFLIGSVSEHIIRYAKCDVLVVRGDEEQGEL, encoded by the coding sequence ATGAATAATACATATACAAATATTTTAATCGCGGTGGATGGTTCTAAAGAAGCAGAAAAAGCCTTTAAAAAAGCAATTCAAGTCGCAAAGCGCAATAATGCAACATTAACAATTGCTCATATCGTTGATGTAAAAGCGTACTCAGCAGTAGAGGCTTATAGCCGTGCAATTGCTGAACGTGCAAATCTATTTGCAGAAGACTTATTAGAAGACTACAAAAAAACTGCGCTTGAAGCTGGTCTTGAAAAAATTGAAACTGTATTAGAATTTGGTAACCCTAAATCTAAAATTTCAAAAGAAATCGCTCCAAACCATAAAGTAGATTTAATTATGTGTGGCGCGACTGGTTTAAATGCTGTTGAGCGTTTCCTAATTGGTAGCGTCTCTGAACATATTATTCGCTATGCGAAATGCGATGTCCTTGTTGTTCGTGGTGATGAGGAACAAGGTGAGCTTTAA
- a CDS encoding SDR family oxidoreductase has translation MKYSNLKGGSFVRHALITAGTKGLGKQVTEKLLAKGYSVTVTYHSDITAMETMKETYKNVEERLQFVQADVTKKEDLHKMVEEAISRFGKIDFLINNAGPYVFERKKLVDYEEDEWNEMIQGNLTAVFHLLKLVVPVMRKQNFGRIINYGFQGADSAPGWIYRSAFAAAKVGLVSLTKTVAYEEAEYGITANMVCPGDIIGEMKEATIQEARQLKERKTPIGRSGTGEDIARTISFLCEEDSDMITGTIIEVTGAVDVIHRHR, from the coding sequence ATGAAGTATAGCAATTTAAAAGGGGGCAGTTTTGTGAGACATGCGCTCATTACAGCCGGTACGAAAGGTTTAGGAAAGCAAGTAACAGAAAAGTTATTGGCTAAAGGCTATTCAGTAACAGTAACATATCATAGCGATATAACGGCTATGGAAACGATGAAAGAAACATATAAAAACGTAGAAGAGCGTCTACAATTCGTGCAAGCGGATGTCACGAAAAAGGAAGATTTACATAAAATGGTAGAAGAAGCGATAAGCCGTTTTGGCAAAATTGATTTCTTAATTAATAATGCTGGTCCATATGTATTTGAACGAAAAAAGTTAGTCGATTATGAAGAAGATGAATGGAATGAAATGATTCAGGGTAATTTAACAGCGGTATTTCATTTGTTGAAACTTGTCGTTCCGGTTATGAGAAAACAGAACTTTGGCCGTATTATTAATTACGGATTCCAAGGGGCAGATAGTGCACCGGGATGGATTTATCGTTCAGCTTTTGCAGCAGCGAAAGTAGGACTTGTTTCATTAACGAAAACCGTTGCTTACGAAGAAGCAGAATATGGAATTACTGCAAATATGGTATGCCCTGGTGATATTATTGGTGAAATGAAAGAAGCGACAATTCAAGAAGCACGTCAGTTGAAAGAACGTAAAACACCAATTGGTAGATCTGGAACAGGCGAAGATATCGCAAGAACGATTTCGTTTTTATGTGAGGAAGATTCCGATATGATTACCGGTACAATTATTGAAGTAACTGGTGCAGTAGATGTTATTCATAGACATCGATAG